From Thalassotalea euphylliae, the proteins below share one genomic window:
- a CDS encoding dicarboxylate/amino acid:cation symporter has product MNLVIKLIAGIVGGMLIGLYAPDFIVQLLFTAQTLIGQLIKFTIPLIILFYIASGIASLPQGSGSLLGKTVGLAYGSTIVAGTLAFLIASSILPSLVSGNALEAAAEGEKLKGFIDISIPPLFEVMTALALAFILGIGISAINATSLRKGINEARDIVEVLLSKVIIPALPLYIAGVFAEMTVDGTVFSTLKTFGVVLVLAIAMHWLWISVLYIGSAAAMGKSPLSLLKNMLPAYFTALGTMSSAATIPVSLRATKENKVRDGIANFTVPLCASIHLSGSTITIVTCATAVMLLTPEIALPDLGGMVPFILMLGVTMIAAPGAPGGAVMSALGLLGTMLGFTDAALALMIALYLAQDSFGTACNVTGDGAIALWVDKFAGEQGIAQGEGETKGDVKA; this is encoded by the coding sequence ATGAATCTAGTAATTAAACTCATCGCCGGTATCGTCGGCGGTATGCTGATTGGCCTTTACGCGCCAGACTTTATTGTCCAATTGCTGTTTACGGCACAAACACTAATCGGCCAGCTCATTAAATTTACCATTCCACTCATTATTTTGTTTTATATTGCCAGCGGTATCGCATCTTTGCCGCAAGGCTCAGGCTCGCTGCTGGGGAAAACCGTTGGTTTAGCCTATGGCTCAACCATAGTGGCGGGCACGCTCGCATTTTTAATCGCTAGCTCAATTTTACCAAGCTTAGTGTCAGGTAATGCCTTGGAAGCGGCTGCGGAAGGCGAAAAGCTCAAAGGGTTTATCGACATTAGTATCCCACCGTTATTTGAAGTAATGACGGCATTAGCTTTGGCGTTTATTTTAGGTATCGGTATTAGCGCAATCAATGCGACTAGCCTGCGCAAGGGCATTAACGAAGCGCGTGATATTGTGGAAGTGTTATTAAGTAAGGTAATTATTCCAGCCTTACCGTTATACATCGCCGGTGTTTTTGCGGAAATGACGGTGGATGGCACGGTATTTTCTACCTTAAAAACCTTCGGCGTAGTCTTGGTACTCGCTATTGCCATGCACTGGTTATGGATTTCAGTGCTATATATTGGCAGTGCAGCAGCCATGGGGAAATCACCACTAAGCCTATTAAAAAACATGCTACCTGCATACTTTACGGCACTAGGTACTATGTCGAGCGCAGCAACGATTCCGGTATCACTGCGCGCGACTAAGGAAAACAAAGTACGTGATGGTATTGCTAACTTTACCGTGCCACTGTGTGCCTCAATCCATTTGAGTGGCTCAACCATTACTATTGTCACTTGTGCTACTGCGGTCATGCTATTAACCCCTGAAATCGCCTTACCAGATCTCGGCGGCATGGTGCCATTTATTTTAATGCTAGGTGTCACTATGATTGCCGCGCCGGGTGCGCCAGGTGGCGCGGTAATGTCGGCACTTGGTTTACTTGGCACTATGCTTGGCTTTACCGATGCTGCTTTGGCTTTAATGATTGCATTGTATTTAGCACAAGACAGCTTCGGCACGGCTTGTAATGTAACGGGTGATGGCGCGATTGCTTTATGGGTCGATAAGTTTGCGGGTGAGCAAGGTATCGCTCAAGGAGAAGGCGAAACCAAGGGTGATGTCAAAGCTTAA
- the astB gene encoding N-succinylarginine dihydrolase — translation MNTTRVSSQEVNFDGLVGPTHNYAGLSEGNVASLSNANDTSSPKQAAKQGLKKMKALHDMGMTQGILAPQERPDMYALRRLGFTGTDAQVLEAAYKQAPALLSACCSASSMWTANAATVSPAADTHDGKVHFTPANLTNKFHRSLEPDTTSNILKATFNDENHFVHHQHLPDNDHFGDEGAANHTRLCGDYHEEGVEIFTFGRYAFNRNKPMPSKYPARQTIEASKAVARLHGLSDAQTVYVQQNPNVIDQGVFHNDVIAVGNQNVLFYHQEAFLDTELFFNELRTKFSGELHAVEVKSEQVAVADCVSTYLFNTQIITLPSGEMAIIAPMHCHDNPSVKAYLDELVTLNTPIKQVHYFDVNESMKNGGGPACLRLRVAMTEQEVHAVNQQCLLTDAKFTELNAWVDKHYRDQLTFDDLRDPSLVTESRTALDELTQILQLGSVYRFQQ, via the coding sequence ATGAATACAACGCGAGTAAGCAGCCAAGAAGTGAACTTTGATGGTTTGGTTGGCCCAACCCATAATTATGCGGGGTTATCAGAAGGCAACGTCGCATCGCTAAGCAACGCTAACGATACTTCTAGTCCCAAACAGGCGGCTAAGCAAGGCTTAAAGAAAATGAAAGCCTTACACGATATGGGCATGACTCAGGGTATTTTAGCACCGCAAGAACGCCCTGATATGTATGCGCTGCGCCGTTTAGGCTTCACGGGGACGGATGCACAAGTACTGGAAGCGGCTTACAAGCAAGCTCCAGCACTTTTATCAGCCTGTTGCTCAGCGTCAAGTATGTGGACAGCCAATGCCGCAACCGTATCACCGGCGGCAGATACGCATGATGGCAAGGTGCATTTTACTCCGGCAAACTTAACCAACAAGTTTCACCGCTCACTAGAGCCAGATACCACCAGCAATATTTTAAAAGCGACGTTTAACGACGAAAACCACTTCGTACATCATCAGCATTTACCTGACAATGATCACTTTGGTGATGAAGGGGCTGCGAACCACACGCGTTTGTGTGGTGACTATCACGAGGAAGGTGTTGAGATTTTTACTTTTGGTCGTTACGCCTTCAATCGCAACAAACCTATGCCTAGCAAATACCCAGCTCGCCAAACCATCGAAGCAAGCAAGGCGGTGGCGCGCTTACATGGCTTGTCTGACGCGCAAACGGTTTATGTTCAGCAAAACCCGAATGTTATTGACCAAGGTGTGTTCCACAACGATGTGATCGCTGTTGGTAACCAAAACGTGCTCTTCTATCACCAAGAAGCATTCCTTGATACCGAACTGTTCTTCAACGAATTACGCACTAAGTTTAGTGGTGAGCTACATGCAGTAGAAGTGAAGTCTGAGCAAGTAGCGGTTGCCGATTGTGTTAGCACTTACTTATTCAATACCCAGATTATTACTTTACCGTCGGGTGAAATGGCGATTATTGCGCCAATGCATTGTCATGACAATCCGAGTGTTAAGGCTTACTTGGATGAACTCGTCACGCTTAATACCCCAATCAAACAAGTACACTATTTTGATGTTAACGAGAGCATGAAAAACGGTGGTGGCCCAGCGTGCTTGCGTTTACGTGTAGCCATGACCGAGCAAGAAGTGCATGCCGTTAACCAGCAATGTTTATTAACTGATGCTAAGTTTACAGAATTAAATGCTTGGGTAGATAAGCACTATCGCGATCAGTTAACGTTTGACGATTTACGTGATCCATCCTTGGTTACCGAGTCACGCACAGCACTGGATGAATTGACCCAAATTCTTCAATTAGGCAGTGTTTACCGCTTCCAGCAGTAG
- the tilS gene encoding tRNA lysidine(34) synthetase TilS yields the protein MNSALDTLRQLFSKYPDYPVIVAYSGGADSQVLLDLVCQTLTEENQTTNVEVEHKTSTRDLLVCHIHHGLSANADSWQAFAERECERRGVALKVVKVKLATESGESIEALARDARYQALTAASKKPALVLTGHHIDDQLETMLLALKRGSGVKGLGAMASESDLAQHKLCRPLISVSRSDIETYAANQHLDWVTDESNADTRYDRNFLRNDIIPSIAARWPAFSQAAARSAELCQQNQQLVEALAEQDLSNLVADSTQIQPRRANAKTGLNIETGLPIDKLAKLSQVRFNNLIRHFIASRVSLSQSSLTVKMPSQAQLNQLYQQLGVADDKVPEIKLGNIWARRFQGQLFFTKAFTDISDFSANISIESLNEGCQVVELPDGLGKLVFSAVLNKGQGALVMSLPKSVTNLAIKFSHTNPKILPDYRNHSRSMKKVLQELNIPTWQRKRLPFIYAYHDANEGVNREASEPALVGIPNYFVCQPFLPKEQASEDTLFTVEWHNSP from the coding sequence ATGAATTCTGCGCTCGATACACTTCGACAGCTTTTTAGCAAGTACCCTGATTATCCTGTGATTGTTGCCTATAGCGGCGGTGCTGACTCACAAGTACTACTGGATTTGGTTTGCCAAACATTAACAGAAGAAAACCAAACTACTAATGTTGAGGTAGAGCACAAAACAAGCACTCGCGACTTATTAGTTTGTCATATTCATCATGGTTTAAGTGCCAATGCCGATAGCTGGCAAGCGTTCGCTGAGCGCGAATGCGAGCGCCGAGGTGTTGCGCTCAAGGTAGTCAAAGTGAAACTGGCAACAGAAAGTGGCGAGAGTATTGAAGCCTTGGCGCGCGATGCAAGGTATCAAGCGTTAACTGCTGCGAGTAAAAAGCCTGCTTTAGTACTAACAGGGCATCATATCGATGATCAGCTAGAAACCATGTTGCTGGCATTGAAACGTGGCTCAGGTGTCAAAGGGTTAGGGGCAATGGCAAGTGAGAGTGATTTAGCGCAGCACAAGCTATGTCGACCCTTGATATCGGTTTCCCGCAGTGATATCGAAACCTATGCAGCGAATCAGCACCTAGATTGGGTAACCGATGAGTCAAATGCCGATACTCGCTACGATCGCAATTTTCTGCGCAATGACATTATTCCAAGTATAGCGGCGCGCTGGCCAGCGTTTAGCCAAGCCGCCGCGCGCAGTGCCGAGCTTTGCCAACAAAATCAGCAATTGGTCGAAGCGTTAGCGGAGCAGGATTTATCAAATTTAGTGGCTGACTCTACGCAAATTCAGCCGCGACGAGCAAACGCCAAGACAGGCTTAAATATAGAAACGGGCTTGCCGATTGATAAACTCGCCAAGCTAAGCCAAGTGAGATTTAATAACCTAATTCGTCATTTTATTGCCTCAAGAGTCTCACTTTCTCAGTCATCATTGACGGTAAAAATGCCATCGCAAGCGCAGCTTAACCAATTGTATCAACAGCTTGGCGTAGCTGATGATAAAGTACCAGAAATTAAATTGGGCAATATTTGGGCAAGACGCTTCCAAGGGCAGTTGTTTTTTACTAAGGCATTTACGGATATCAGTGATTTTAGTGCGAATATCAGTATCGAAAGCCTGAATGAAGGCTGCCAAGTCGTTGAACTACCTGATGGCTTGGGAAAATTAGTGTTTAGCGCTGTTTTAAATAAAGGGCAGGGAGCGCTTGTTATGAGCTTGCCTAAATCAGTCACCAACTTAGCTATCAAGTTCTCCCATACCAACCCTAAGATATTGCCAGATTATCGCAACCATTCTCGTTCAATGAAAAAAGTGCTGCAAGAGCTCAATATCCCCACTTGGCAGCGCAAGCGTTTACCTTTTATTTATGCTTATCACGATGCTAACGAAGGTGTTAACCGTGAAGCAAGTGAGCCTGCGTTAGTCGGCATTCCAAATTACTTTGTCTGTCAGCCTTTCTTGCCAAAAGAGCAAGCCAGTGAAGACACCCTATTCACCGTTGAGTGGCATAACAGCCCATAG